In Chloroflexota bacterium, the genomic stretch TCGCGCCCCTTGAAGCGGAACCGCGAGAAGGCGAAGGCCGCCGAGGTGGCGACGACGATGCAGGCCACCGTGGTTACCCCCGCCACGAACAGGCTGTTGCGCATCCACTGGAGAAACGGCTGGCCCCCCAGGAGCATCACACGGTAGTTCTCCCACGTCCACTCCACGGGGATGAACATTCCGAGCAGGTTGAACGTGTACAGGCGGCCGCCCGCCCGCCCGGAAGCCAGGATGGCAAACCACACCGGATACAGGGCGAAGATGGTCGCGATGACGAGGATCACGTATTGCAGAATCTTGACGCCAGGCGTTGATCGTCTCATTCGTAGGCTCCTTTCGTGATCCGCGTAACCCGCAGGCTATACAGGGTCGCGATGAACAGGAACACGAACATGATGACCGCGTAAGCGCCCATGCGGCCGTAGGCGTTCGTCTGGAATATCTGCTTGTAGGCGTACACCATGACCAGTTCCGTCGCGCCCGGTACGCCCGCGCCCATGCTGGGCCGCCCCTGGGTGATCGCCCAGACCGTGCCGAACATCTGGAACGTGGTGATGGAACTGAGCACCGTGGCGGGCAGCACGGCGGGCCGCAGCAGCGGCAGGGTGATCTTCGTGAGTTTGTCCCACCAGTTGGCCCCGTCCACCTCGGCGGCTTCGTACTGCTCGGGCGGAATGGACTGCAACGCGCCGAGGATCACCGTCATGAAGAACGGGTACGTGTACCACACATTGGCGAGCACGATGACCGCGAAGGCCAGGGTGGAGTTGTTCAGCCACGCCGGGCCTTGGATGCCCACCAGTTTCAGCAACTGGTTGATGGTGCCCTGCTCGCGGAAGAAGAACTGCCACACCAGCGACATCATGATGGCCACGGTGGATGCGGCCCAGGGCACGACCATGATGACCCGGAACGCCGTCCGGCCGCGCAGGTCGCTAGAGTTCAGGATAAGGGCCAGCGTCAGCCCCACGATGAAGAACAGCGGGATGCAGATGGCCACGTAGAGGATGGTTCGCATCGTTACCACGAAGAAGTCGCCGGCCTTCATGAGGACTGAAAACTGCTGTGGCAATTTCAGCACCCACGCGAGCAAAATCACTCCGATGATACCGCCGAGCCACACCACAAAGGACGAGACGGGGCGGGTCAATTGTCGGTCGTAATGTTGATTCAGGCGGCGCGCCCCCCACAACGGCAGAAGAGCGATGAGAATGAACAATAAGGCCACCATGGACTCCTTGGTGAACAACTTGCCCACCAAAGCCGCGTAGTTGCCGTAGAATGGAGTCTGCACGGTGTAGGGTTGCCCAATACCTTTCGGTGCGCGCGCGCGGAACATGGGCCAGCACGAGGGTTCAAAGATGGAGGTGAGCGTCTGGGTGCAGTCGGGGTTTGGGCGGTACATCCCGCGGTTCGTGAACGAGATGAACGTGTTGTACAGGATGGGGTAAACGCTGAAGATCAGGATTCCGATAAGGGTGGGCGCGATGAAGAGAAGAATTGTTAGCGCCTTCCGGCGGCCAGACCAGCCTACCATGGCGACCTCCCTTGTCTTCAGAAACAAGGGAAGAGGGGAGGCGCGGGGCCTCCCCTCTTCATGAGCGATTTTACTTCATCTCGGCGACGGCCTTCTCAATGGCTTCCTTGGCCGCTGCCATCGCTTCTTCGGGGGTTTGAGCGCCGGTCCACAGGGCGGTGGTGGCGTCGCCAACAGGGCCCCACTGCGCGTTGGCGAACGGCGAGTTGCCCATCGGAACGCCCAAGTTCAGGGACGCGCCGAACCCGGCCAGGGTGTACAGTTTCTGAACCTCGGGGTCCTTCAACGCGGCCGTGTTGGCGGGGATCGTCTTGTTGGCCAGGGTGATCTTCTTCTGGACTTCGGCGCTGGTGTAGTACTTCATGATGTCCAGAGCGACTTCCTGGTTGCCGCGATCCACGGCGTTCTTGCAGAGCATGACCGTCTTGATGCCGACGAACGGGCGACCCATGGGGGCGATCCCGTAGTCAATGCCGGCCTTCTCAATGTCGGCGATGGCCCACGGGCCGGTCCACCACGCGCCCACCTTGCCTTCGGTCAGCAGGCCCTTGCAGATGTCGTGGCTGGTCTCCTTGGGAGCGTACTTGCTGAACTCCACCATCCACTGGGCGGCCTTGACGCTCTCGGGCGAGCCCATGTAGACGTTGCCCATGTCATCCACGTAGCCCGGCAGGCCGAAGCCGAAGTAGATGGGAGCCACGTGATAGGCATCGGGGTTGCCCAGGCCCTGGTTGCAGACCAGGTACTTGCCGGGGTTTTTCTCGGCGAAGGCCTTGGCCTTGGCCAGGAGTTCGTCAAAGTTGAGGGGATCCTTCGGCAGGAACTCGTCGGTAACGAGCGCCTTGTTGTACACGAAGGCGATACCCTCCTGGGACTCGGGGAGCGCCCAGATCTTGCCCTGGTACACGACGCCCTTGACCGCAGCCGGCTCGTAGGTGCTCTCCAGGAAGTTCATGTCAATCCCGAAGTCGTCCAGGGGGACGATGTTGCCGATCAGGGCGTTGGCACCGATCTGGTCGTTGGCCCAGGCGATGATGTCCGGGCCCTCGCCGGCGGGAATGGCGACCTTCAGGGCGGCCGTTACATCATCGGGCTTGGTGAGGTCAATGGTAACGCCCGGATGCGCGGCCTCGTAGTCCCGGAAGGCCTGCTCAATGGCAGTCAAATAGTCGCCGGCCCACTGGTGCCAGATGGTGATCTTGACCGGCTTGGGCGCCTCGGTCGGTTCGGGTGGGGTCGTCGGTTCCGGCGCCGGCGTAGGCTTGGCCTGATACGGCGGCGGCGCGGTCGGCGTCGGCTTCGCGCCGCAAGCGACGGCGAGCATGCTCACGATGACGAGCAGCCCCAGAACGAGGTACAGGTTCTTCTTCATGTTCTCACTCCTTTTCTTTCTGTGGTCTGAATGGGTTTGCCCTCAGAGTCTCATGGTAGCATCGGTGTGGTACAATCGTCTCGCTCTCCACATCCCCCCTTTCCATGGGCTTTTCGGGTGGCCGAGTGTCGTGTCGCAATGATAGCGGTTCTCAGGCCGCCGCGCAAGTGATGAGCGCCGGAGACTGGAAAACTTCCTGCAAAGCCAGGTCAACCGCCCCAAGCGCCGAGGCATCACGCCCCACCACAGACTGAACAACGCGCGTGGATTGAGCCACCGGTTGCAATGCGCGCTGCTCCAGGGTTTTGCGTATCGGATCCAGCAACAGCCGCCCTGCCTGGGCCACGCCCCCACCGATGATGATGAGGCCCGGATTGAGCAGGTTGGCCAGGCTCGCCAGGGCCACGCCGATATGCCGGCCGGCCTCGGCGAAGAGTTGCTGGGCCAGTTTGTCGCCTTTCTGGGCTGCCAGGGCCACATCGCGGGCCGTGATGGATTCCAGCGGCTGGATGGCGGCCAGGGACGTGGCCTGACCGGCGCGGATGGCCTGCTGGGCGCGCAGCGCGATGGCCGGCCCGCCCGCCATACTCTCCAGGCATCCGTAACTGCCGCACTTGCACGGCGGGCCGTTCTCGTCAATGGTAACGTGGCCGATCTCGCCGGCGCTGCCGGACTCGCCCCGATACAGTTGGCCCCCAAGGATGAGGCCGCACCCGATGCCCGTGCCCACCTTGATGTAGGCCAGGTTGGTGTATCCCCGGCCCGCGCCATGGCAGTGCTCGCTCAAAGCGCCCAGGTTCGCGTCGTTGTCCACGTACACCGGGACGCCGAGTTCGCGCGAAAGGCGGTCGCGCAGGGCCACGCCGTGCCAGCCGGGCATGATGGGCGGGGCCACCACGCGCCCCTCGGCATACTCCACAGGGCCTGGCACGCCCATGCCCACGCCCAGAACCCGCTCCAGCGGGATCCCCGCGTCGGCAAGGCACTGGCGCACGGCGTCGGCGATCTGATTCAGACCCGCGTCGGGGCCGACGGCCACGGAGAAATCGGCCTCCCTCCGCGCGATGACGTCGCCGTTCAGGTTCGCCACGAGGACGATGATGTGGGTCGCGCCGAGGTCCACCCCGACCACGTAGCCTGCATTGTAGTTCAGGTTGATGAGGATGGGACGGCGGCCGCCACTAGACCGCCCCCGGCCAACCTCGTGAACCAGGTTGGCCTCCAGAAGTTCCGAAACGATGCTTGAGACGGTGGAGCGGCTCAAGCGCGTGCGGCGCGCGATGGCAGCGCGGGACACCGATCCTTCCTGTCGGATGACGTTCAGGATCAGCGAGCGGTTCATCTCGCGCATGCGGCCGAAATCAACAGCCCCACCGCACCAGGCAGAATCCATGCTGCACCCGCCCAAAGGATTCAAGCGAAGAATACAAGTGTCAAGACTTATTATACTGTGGAACTCTTTGTTTGTCAAGATGCAAAACGAAGATTTTTAGGATTTCCGTCGGGAAGCCCCATGTGGCCGCTGATACGCCGCAGAAAGGGGTAACTTTTGATATAGAACTTACAAAGTCTCGCCGGGGCGCACAGGCAACGTGAAGGAAAACCGCGCGCCCCCCGACGGCAGGTTCTCGGCCCACACGCGCCCGCCGTGAATCTCCACCCAGCGCTTGACAATCGCCAGCCCCAGGCCGTGCCCGCCCGTATCCCGCGCCCTGGATGAGTCGCCGCGATAGAATCGGTCAAAGATATGGGGCAGATCCGCAGGGTCTATCCCCGATCCCGTGTCGCTCACCGACACGGTGATGCCCTCCTCCGACGCCTCCGCGCTCAGCGTGATCACCCCGCCCGCAGGCGTGTGCCGCAGCGCGTTCCCCACCAGGTTCAGCAGCACCTGCCGAATGCGCGTTGGGTCGGCGTCGGCGGCGGGGAGCGGCGCGGCCACCTGCACCTCCACGCCGACGCCCTGGCTCTCTGCCTGCGGCCGCACCATGGCCGCCACGCCTTGCAGCAACTCGCCCACATCCAGCGGCCGCCGCTCCAGCCGCATCTGCCCGGCCTCCGCCAGCGCTAGTTCCCGCAGGTCGTCCACCAACCGCGACAGAAGCAGCGTCTGCTCATAGATGGGAGCGACCGACTCGCCCGTGGCAGGGAAGACGCCGTCCAGGATTCCCTCCAGGTTGCCGCGCATGGCCGCAAGGGGCGTGCGCAACTCGTGGGCGATGTCGGCCATCATGTTGCGGCGCAGCGTCTCGTTCCGCTCCAGCGCCGAGGCCATGTCGTTGAATGCCTGGGTGAGTTCGCCCACCTCGTCGCGCGAGCGCACGGGGATGCGCTGCGCCAGGTCCCCGCCCGCCACGCGCCGCGCGGCCTGGGTCAGGGCGCGCAGCGGGGACGTGATTTGAAACGCCAGCAGACTGCCCAGGGCCAGCGCCAGCAGGCCCGCCACCACCCCGCCCACGATGATGCCATTGCGCACCTGGGCGAGGAACTCCGCTTCGGGGCCTTCGTGCAGCATGGGCGCGGATACGACCAGCGTGCCCACCTGCCGACTGCCCACGGCCAGCGCCACGCCCTGCCCCAGTTCATCGGCTCCGAGCGACTGCCCGACCAGTTGCCCCAGGGAATCGGCCACGACGCGGCCCTGCTCGTCCGCCAGGATCACGTGCTGGCCCGCAGGCGCGCCGTAGGCCCCGCCCTGGCCGGCCGTCGCGCCGCGCCCGCGGCCCATCCCTGGCGTTGCAGAGGACTCCAGGAACGCCGCGACTCCGTCCCATGACCCCGTGCGGGCGTAGTAATCCTCCAACTGCGGGGCCAGGGCCTCGGCCCAACGCTGCCCTCCCCGGCTCACGTACACGTCAAATCCGGTGGTCGCTGCCCGATTGTAGGCATAGCCCACCGCGCCCAGCGCCAGAATCAGAACGACGGCCATCACGCCAACGATTTTCAACCAGAGTGTTCGCATATTCGCCTCCGCGCGAAGTATAGCGGCCGCGGGGACACCGGGCAAGTGCCGCGCCTTCGCCGTTTGACCGCCTCCCCACGCCGCGGCTATACTACGGCAAGCGCGGTGCGTCGCGCCGACGTTTCTGCAAGAGGCGACCGATGACGAAGAAAATCCTGGTTGTGGATGACGAACGCGAAATCGTAAAGGTGGTTCGCGCCTACCTGGAAGACGCGGGCTTCTCCGTCGTAACGGCGGCGGACGGGCAAGAGGCGCTGACGGTCTTCCGCCACGAGAAGCCGGCCCTGGTGGTCCTGGACTGGATGCTGCCCAAGATGAGCGGGATAGACGTGTGCCGCATCCTGCGCAAGGAGTCGGACGTGCCCATCATCATGCTCACGGCGCGGGTGGATGAGACCGACAAACTCATCGGCCTGGAACTGGGCGCCGATGACTACGTAACCAAGCCGTTCAGCCCGCGCGAGTTGGTGGCACGGGTGCGGGCCGTGCTGCGGCGCGCCGAGGGCGGCGAGGCCCCGCCCGAAGTCGTGGAGGCCGGCGACGTGCGACTGGATCTGGCCAGCCGCACGGTGGAGGTGCGCGGCAAGCGGATAGACCTGACGCCGACCGAGTTTGACCTGCTCGCCGTCCTGGCCCAGAACCCTGGGCGCGTCTTCACCCGCATGCAACTCCTGGACAAGGTGCAGGGCTACGCGTACGAAGGATACGAGCGCACCATTGACGTGCACATCAAGAACCTGCGGCAGAAGATAGAAGAGACGCCGTCGCAGCCGCGCCACATCGTTACCGTGTATGGGGTCGGCTATCGCTTTGAGGCGTGATGCGGGACGGGAACCTCGCACCGCGGAGTCGCCGAGAGCGCAGAGGCTGCGGAGGAGAGGCATCGCCATTGCGGGGGGGCGGGCGTGATCCCATACATCCACGTCTATGCCGACGAGAGTCGCCTGAAGGGGGAGCGCTATATGCTGATCGGCGGACTATGGGTTCCCGCCCCCGCCGAACCTGCTTTGCGCGGAGACATCGCCCGATTGCGGACTGACTCGCACCTGACAGCCGAATTCAAGTGGAAAAAAGTCTCCCGCGCCAAATTATCGGCGTATCAAGAGATGGTGAACATATTCATGGAACACTGCGAGGCCGCGTTTCACTGCATTGTTATTGACGTTGCCCTTCTGGACTACGACACCTTCTCGCGTGGGGACGCCGAACTCGGGTTCTACAAGTTCTACTTCCAACTGATCAGTCGCAAATTGATCGCAGGCTATCATTACCTGGTTTTTACCGATGCCCGGCGAAACCGGCGTGCGTACAGACTGGACGTTCTCAAAATCTGCACAAACCGATGGTGGGCCAAACAGCAGGGTATTCCGGAAGCAACACCGGTACGCGCTGTTGAGGCTCGCGACTCCAAACAGGACGACCTGATCCAACTGACCGATATCCTTCTAGGTGCCGTGGGGTATGTGTGGAATAGCCATACCGAGAGTCCTGCCAAGTTGAACCTGATCAGGCACATTGAACAGCGGTTGGGCGGAGTCTCGTTGGGTAAGGGAACTCCACAGAGCAGCCGCAAGTTCAACATCTGGCACTGGCAGCCATCAGCCGCTTCCCGTGCCAGACAACAGAAAAAGCGCCCTGGCTCCTAACTTTGCCCTGAGGGCAACTCACCGTACACTGGGTACGGGTTTCGGTAACCAGTGGCGCCTTTCTACGATTATTATACGGTAGAAATGCGTTTTTGTCAATAGTCGTGTTCATAATTCTGGCATGCGCACAAGACCAAGAGTTGCGTCGCCGATCGGGCGCAAAGCGCCAATGACGCGAAAGGCAGGAAGACCACGATGGACCTTGTCATCACAAACGGCACACTCATCACCCCCGACGGGCCGTTCAAGGCCGACGTGGGGATAGAAGGCGAGCGCATCGCCGCCATCGGCGAAGGGCTGAAGGCCCCGCACACGCTGGACGCGACGGGCAAGTATGTGCTCCCCGGCGCCATTGACGTGCACGTGCACATGCAGATGCCCGTCGGTGATGTGGTGTCCAGCGACGACTTCTACACCGGCACCGTGGCCGCGGCGTGCGGCGGCACGACAACCATCCTTGACTTCGTGGAACCGAAGGGCGCCCAGTCGCTCATGGACGCCCTGCACCAGCGGCGGGCCGAGGCCGATGGCCGCGTGGCCGTGGACTACGGGCTGCACATGACGCTGAACTCCGACGACCCGCTGCGGCTCGCGGAGATTCCGCCCGTCATGGAGGCGGGGTGCACGACGTTCAAGTTGTACATGGCCTACGAGGGTTTGCGCCTGAGCGATGGGGCGATGCTCCGCGCCCTGGCCGCCCTGCGCAAACATCGGGGCCTTCCCATCGTGCACGCCGAGAACCACGACGTCATCCAGTACCTCACGGAGCAGTTCCTGCGCGAGGGCAAGGCCACCCCGCACTACCACCCCCTGACCCGCCCCGACTTCATGGAGGGCGAGGCGACGGCCAGGGCGCTGGCGCTGGCACGCGTGGTGGGGCTGCCCATGTACATCGTGCATGTCTCCTGCGCCGAGGCGCTGGACGCGCTGCGCAGGGCGCGGGAGAAGGGCCAGCCGGCCTTCGGCGAGACGTGCCCGCAGTACCTGCTGCTCACCCGCGCCGAGTACGACCGCCCCGGCTTTGAGGGCGCCGAGTTCGTCATGTCGCCCCCGCTGCGCGAAGAAGCCGACGCGACAAGCCTGTGGAATGCATTGGCTTCGGGCGACCTTCAGGTGGCGGCCACAGACCATTGCCCGTTCTTCTACCACGGGCAGAAGGACAAGGGCCGCGCCGCGTTCAACCAGATTCCCGGCGGCGCGCCCGGCGTGGAGACGCGCCTGGCGCTGCTGTACACCTTCGGCGTGCGCGCCGAGCGGCTGTCGCTGGCGCGGTGGGTGCAGGTGTGCTGCACCGAGCCGGCCCGCCTCTTCGGCCTGGCGCCCCGCAAGGGCAACATCGCCGAGGGCGCCGACGCCGACCTGGTCATCTTCAACCCCAACCGGCGCGTCGTCCTGGATCACCGAACCCTGCACCAAAACGTGGACTACACGCCCTACGAGGGGTTTGAACTCACCGGCTATCCGGAGACCGTGCTCCTGCGAGGGCGCGTCATCGTCCGCGACGGCGAGTTCGTGGGCCGCGCGGGGCAGGGCCGCTTCATCACGCGCACGCTATCGGGCGCGTGGGAGTGAGACGGGGCCGAGCCTGTATCCCCGGCTGCCGCGGATGCCACGAATAGGGGCCTGAGATTCTTCGGCGCTCCGCGCCTCAAAACGAGAGTCTCGCAACCACGAAGGGACGCGAATCCACGCGAAAGAGAACGTGCGACGCACCTCGGAGGTGCGTCGCACGGCGTCCCCAAGGATGGCGACCCACATCCTACGGGGCCGAGTCGCAAAACCACTCCCGCGCGATCTGCTCGGGCAGGGCGTCGCGAGTCGCCCGCGTTACCTCGTAAACCTTGAGGTCGCATCCCGCCAGCCGCTCCATGAGCGCGGCAAGGACCCCGACCCGCACCACGACGATGGCCAGCGGCACTTTGCCCGCCCGCAATTCGGGAATGACGGGGGCCAGTCCCCGATTCTCCAGGAGTTCCATCGGCCCGATCTCGTCCACGACCAGGACATCGGGCCGCTGCTGCACCGCATCCAGCACCGTGGCCAGCGACCACTCCATGGCGCCGGGCTCAAACCGCCAGATGCCGC encodes the following:
- a CDS encoding sugar ABC transporter permease; protein product: MVGWSGRRKALTILLFIAPTLIGILIFSVYPILYNTFISFTNRGMYRPNPDCTQTLTSIFEPSCWPMFRARAPKGIGQPYTVQTPFYGNYAALVGKLFTKESMVALLFILIALLPLWGARRLNQHYDRQLTRPVSSFVVWLGGIIGVILLAWVLKLPQQFSVLMKAGDFFVVTMRTILYVAICIPLFFIVGLTLALILNSSDLRGRTAFRVIMVVPWAASTVAIMMSLVWQFFFREQGTINQLLKLVGIQGPAWLNNSTLAFAVIVLANVWYTYPFFMTVILGALQSIPPEQYEAAEVDGANWWDKLTKITLPLLRPAVLPATVLSSITTFQMFGTVWAITQGRPSMGAGVPGATELVMVYAYKQIFQTNAYGRMGAYAVIMFVFLFIATLYSLRVTRITKGAYE
- a CDS encoding extracellular solute-binding protein; amino-acid sequence: MKKNLYLVLGLLVIVSMLAVACGAKPTPTAPPPYQAKPTPAPEPTTPPEPTEAPKPVKITIWHQWAGDYLTAIEQAFRDYEAAHPGVTIDLTKPDDVTAALKVAIPAGEGPDIIAWANDQIGANALIGNIVPLDDFGIDMNFLESTYEPAAVKGVVYQGKIWALPESQEGIAFVYNKALVTDEFLPKDPLNFDELLAKAKAFAEKNPGKYLVCNQGLGNPDAYHVAPIYFGFGLPGYVDDMGNVYMGSPESVKAAQWMVEFSKYAPKETSHDICKGLLTEGKVGAWWTGPWAIADIEKAGIDYGIAPMGRPFVGIKTVMLCKNAVDRGNQEVALDIMKYYTSAEVQKKITLANKTIPANTAALKDPEVQKLYTLAGFGASLNLGVPMGNSPFANAQWGPVGDATTALWTGAQTPEEAMAAAKEAIEKAVAEMK
- a CDS encoding ROK family transcriptional regulator; protein product: MREMNRSLILNVIRQEGSVSRAAIARRTRLSRSTVSSIVSELLEANLVHEVGRGRSSGGRRPILINLNYNAGYVVGVDLGATHIIVLVANLNGDVIARREADFSVAVGPDAGLNQIADAVRQCLADAGIPLERVLGVGMGVPGPVEYAEGRVVAPPIMPGWHGVALRDRLSRELGVPVYVDNDANLGALSEHCHGAGRGYTNLAYIKVGTGIGCGLILGGQLYRGESGSAGEIGHVTIDENGPPCKCGSYGCLESMAGGPAIALRAQQAIRAGQATSLAAIQPLESITARDVALAAQKGDKLAQQLFAEAGRHIGVALASLANLLNPGLIIIGGGVAQAGRLLLDPIRKTLEQRALQPVAQSTRVVQSVVGRDASALGAVDLALQEVFQSPALITCAAA
- a CDS encoding HAMP domain-containing protein, which gives rise to MRTLWLKIVGVMAVVLILALGAVGYAYNRAATTGFDVYVSRGGQRWAEALAPQLEDYYARTGSWDGVAAFLESSATPGMGRGRGATAGQGGAYGAPAGQHVILADEQGRVVADSLGQLVGQSLGADELGQGVALAVGSRQVGTLVVSAPMLHEGPEAEFLAQVRNGIIVGGVVAGLLALALGSLLAFQITSPLRALTQAARRVAGGDLAQRIPVRSRDEVGELTQAFNDMASALERNETLRRNMMADIAHELRTPLAAMRGNLEGILDGVFPATGESVAPIYEQTLLLSRLVDDLRELALAEAGQMRLERRPLDVGELLQGVAAMVRPQAESQGVGVEVQVAAPLPAADADPTRIRQVLLNLVGNALRHTPAGGVITLSAEASEEGITVSVSDTGSGIDPADLPHIFDRFYRGDSSRARDTGGHGLGLAIVKRWVEIHGGRVWAENLPSGGARFSFTLPVRPGETL
- a CDS encoding response regulator transcription factor, yielding MTKKILVVDDEREIVKVVRAYLEDAGFSVVTAADGQEALTVFRHEKPALVVLDWMLPKMSGIDVCRILRKESDVPIIMLTARVDETDKLIGLELGADDYVTKPFSPRELVARVRAVLRRAEGGEAPPEVVEAGDVRLDLASRTVEVRGKRIDLTPTEFDLLAVLAQNPGRVFTRMQLLDKVQGYAYEGYERTIDVHIKNLRQKIEETPSQPRHIVTVYGVGYRFEA
- a CDS encoding DUF3800 domain-containing protein; translated protein: MIPYIHVYADESRLKGERYMLIGGLWVPAPAEPALRGDIARLRTDSHLTAEFKWKKVSRAKLSAYQEMVNIFMEHCEAAFHCIVIDVALLDYDTFSRGDAELGFYKFYFQLISRKLIAGYHYLVFTDARRNRRAYRLDVLKICTNRWWAKQQGIPEATPVRAVEARDSKQDDLIQLTDILLGAVGYVWNSHTESPAKLNLIRHIEQRLGGVSLGKGTPQSSRKFNIWHWQPSAASRARQQKKRPGS
- the hydA gene encoding dihydropyrimidinase, which gives rise to MDLVITNGTLITPDGPFKADVGIEGERIAAIGEGLKAPHTLDATGKYVLPGAIDVHVHMQMPVGDVVSSDDFYTGTVAAACGGTTTILDFVEPKGAQSLMDALHQRRAEADGRVAVDYGLHMTLNSDDPLRLAEIPPVMEAGCTTFKLYMAYEGLRLSDGAMLRALAALRKHRGLPIVHAENHDVIQYLTEQFLREGKATPHYHPLTRPDFMEGEATARALALARVVGLPMYIVHVSCAEALDALRRAREKGQPAFGETCPQYLLLTRAEYDRPGFEGAEFVMSPPLREEADATSLWNALASGDLQVAATDHCPFFYHGQKDKGRAAFNQIPGGAPGVETRLALLYTFGVRAERLSLARWVQVCCTEPARLFGLAPRKGNIAEGADADLVIFNPNRRVVLDHRTLHQNVDYTPYEGFELTGYPETVLLRGRVIVRDGEFVGRAGQGRFITRTLSGAWE
- a CDS encoding DUF2478 domain-containing protein, encoding MTTVLLMTGHIGIGKSTVAARVVALAQERGLRCDGLLCQARLDENGHKVGIDGLRLGTGERRPLADKDLSQPGVRCGIWRFEPGAMEWSLATVLDAVQQRPDVLVVDEIGPMELLENRGLAPVIPELRAGKVPLAIVVVRVGVLAALMERLAGCDLKVYEVTRATRDALPEQIAREWFCDSAP